A window of the Isosphaera pallida ATCC 43644 genome harbors these coding sequences:
- a CDS encoding PAS domain S-box protein, with translation MIRWWVVQVARWLLAPLILGAAGVAILASLGPGYGGETRVVFFLPLVWACAWRIGLGPAIVTTAVLMTAMFILIFLPRVEAGAATTADAVHLVFGTGLALVGASIIDQHRRTRFRLILSERDWDEQRHFKRLIDLCQARAVIGRDGTYLKVNAAYAALLDKTPEQLVGTAAAESIHPEDRHIIAEARDQLARTGQAVIEFRALDKNGQPTYHRALIISLHDWEDGEEEFFCIRSDITELRDAQSNLKRREAMLRVLEENIPGGALIQSEQIEGPSGLELHFKYIGTGFQRVLGYDPQILINNSAHLFNNLIHPDDQEQMWRAIQRSAQAWEPLDETVRVRAAWGQWRWIQVRSRPRREGDRVLRDGLILDVTEQIEANQARLETEQRFRQFMDQVPMGAWITDDHERFVFVNRYTARLYGVEDPESLVGRRTSDIAPLEIAAEWKVVSDQVRREGRVIQQVGRGRQPDGTIFKGLVLKFPLTDAQGRTDNLVGGVGIDLTELKRTQAILERSRWASEQAMRARSDHLAQLSHEIRTPLTAILGNVDRLVESDIPRDEAERARQTLIRSGRHLSHLLANVLDFAKIEAGGLDIHWSDANPHAIVADVVMLTSHAAMEKGIRLAHLVEETVPETIRTDPLRVQQIVTNLVTNAIKYTPPGGEVTLRVIHRVAVSDPDTTESEHLGHPPETETVFASFSTSIPSSRWETTTSEDSGAEPTVERGWVVVQVRDTGVGIAADQLPRVFEPFSQVAAERGSGTAPVGYGLGLHIARTLAHQLDGFIQVRSAPGRGSLFELWLPVSCHHQSPSLQAVSSPTTDPIVLPTSSHYTDSPVQENCPNIIVNDHALKSPSATLSREEDQADAPRILIAEDNDDVREILGYYVRRILPNVTITFAENGRTAWELLKRGRDGPSTFALALLDLQMPEMNGDEVARHVRCWEARFEDSTSDHHGSAHLAMIALTANARDEQRLQCLQAGFDDYLTKPITMTRLREAIQRVMPSLTQA, from the coding sequence GTGATCCGATGGTGGGTGGTCCAAGTCGCCCGTTGGTTGCTTGCGCCTTTGATCCTGGGGGCGGCCGGCGTGGCAATCCTGGCCAGTCTGGGGCCGGGTTACGGTGGCGAGACCCGGGTGGTCTTCTTCCTGCCGTTGGTGTGGGCTTGCGCCTGGCGAATCGGTCTGGGTCCGGCGATCGTGACCACGGCGGTTTTGATGACCGCGATGTTTATCTTGATTTTCCTTCCTCGGGTCGAAGCCGGCGCAGCGACGACCGCCGACGCGGTCCATCTCGTCTTCGGCACAGGATTGGCGCTGGTGGGGGCATCGATCATCGACCAGCATCGCCGCACCCGGTTTCGCCTGATCCTGAGCGAGCGGGACTGGGACGAGCAACGCCACTTCAAACGCCTCATCGACCTGTGCCAGGCCCGCGCGGTCATTGGTCGGGACGGCACGTACCTGAAGGTCAACGCCGCCTACGCCGCCTTGCTGGACAAAACCCCCGAGCAACTCGTCGGCACCGCCGCAGCCGAGTCGATTCACCCTGAGGATCGGCACATCATCGCGGAGGCCCGCGACCAACTGGCTCGAACCGGTCAGGCGGTCATCGAGTTCCGCGCCCTCGACAAAAATGGCCAACCGACTTATCACCGAGCGTTGATCATCTCCTTACACGATTGGGAGGATGGCGAGGAGGAATTCTTTTGCATCCGCTCCGACATCACCGAGCTGCGCGACGCTCAATCAAACCTTAAGCGTCGCGAGGCAATGTTGCGGGTGTTGGAGGAAAACATCCCGGGCGGGGCGTTGATTCAGAGTGAACAGATCGAGGGACCATCGGGGTTAGAGCTCCACTTCAAGTACATCGGCACCGGCTTCCAGCGGGTGCTGGGTTATGATCCGCAAATCCTCATTAATAATTCAGCACATCTTTTCAATAATCTGATCCATCCCGACGATCAAGAGCAGATGTGGCGGGCGATTCAGCGGTCAGCCCAAGCCTGGGAACCGCTGGACGAAACGGTTCGAGTGCGAGCTGCCTGGGGGCAATGGCGTTGGATTCAAGTGCGGTCGCGGCCCCGCCGGGAGGGTGACCGGGTGTTGCGTGACGGCCTGATTCTGGATGTCACCGAGCAGATCGAGGCCAACCAGGCTCGGCTTGAGACTGAGCAACGGTTTCGCCAGTTCATGGATCAGGTGCCGATGGGGGCGTGGATCACCGACGACCACGAGCGGTTCGTCTTCGTCAACCGTTACACTGCGCGGCTTTACGGAGTGGAGGATCCCGAGTCGCTGGTCGGTCGGCGAACCTCGGACATCGCGCCGCTGGAGATCGCTGCCGAGTGGAAAGTTGTTTCCGACCAGGTGCGCCGGGAGGGGCGGGTCATACAACAGGTCGGGCGGGGCCGCCAACCCGACGGCACGATATTCAAGGGGCTGGTGTTGAAGTTCCCGCTCACCGACGCTCAGGGGCGCACCGACAACTTGGTAGGTGGAGTGGGGATCGACCTGACAGAACTGAAGCGAACCCAAGCCATCTTGGAACGTAGCCGTTGGGCCAGCGAACAGGCAATGCGCGCCCGATCCGACCATCTGGCCCAGTTGAGCCATGAGATCCGCACCCCGTTGACCGCGATTTTGGGCAATGTCGATCGTCTGGTCGAAAGCGACATCCCACGCGACGAGGCGGAACGGGCCCGACAGACCTTGATTCGCTCGGGTCGGCATCTCAGTCATTTGTTGGCCAATGTGCTGGACTTTGCCAAAATCGAGGCGGGCGGGTTGGACATCCATTGGAGCGACGCCAATCCCCACGCCATTGTGGCCGATGTCGTCATGCTCACCAGCCACGCCGCAATGGAGAAGGGGATTCGATTGGCTCACCTGGTGGAGGAAACGGTTCCGGAGACGATTCGCACCGATCCTTTAAGAGTTCAACAGATCGTCACAAACTTGGTCACTAACGCGATCAAGTATACTCCGCCCGGAGGCGAGGTGACCTTGCGCGTGATCCATCGCGTGGCCGTGAGCGACCCTGACACGACCGAGTCGGAACACCTTGGACATCCGCCTGAGACCGAGACGGTTTTCGCCTCGTTCTCCACTTCGATCCCGTCGAGTCGTTGGGAGACCACGACCTCCGAAGACTCCGGCGCGGAACCAACCGTCGAGCGGGGCTGGGTGGTCGTTCAGGTGCGCGATACCGGGGTGGGGATCGCCGCCGACCAACTGCCTCGCGTCTTCGAGCCGTTCTCCCAGGTCGCCGCCGAGCGCGGTTCGGGGACGGCTCCCGTCGGATATGGCCTGGGGTTGCACATCGCCCGAACCCTGGCCCACCAACTCGACGGTTTCATCCAAGTGCGAAGCGCTCCGGGTCGCGGCAGCCTCTTCGAACTCTGGCTGCCGGTTTCTTGTCACCACCAGTCTCCTTCGTTGCAAGCCGTCTCATCGCCCACGACCGATCCCATCGTCCTCCCCACGTCAAGCCACTACACCGATTCCCCCGTCCAAGAGAATTGTCCAAACATCATTGTAAATGATCATGCATTAAAATCGCCCTCTGCGACCTTGTCACGCGAGGAAGATCAAGCCGACGCGCCCCGGATTCTAATTGCCGAGGACAACGACGATGTTCGTGAAATTCTGGGATACTATGTTCGTCGGATCCTGCCGAATGTGACGATCACCTTTGCCGAAAACGGTCGAACTGCCTGGGAGCTCCTCAAACGTGGTCGGGATGGTCCGTCCACCTTCGCCCTGGCGCTGCTGGATCTTCAGATGCCCGAGATGAACGGCGACGAGGTGGCCCGCCACGTTCGCTGCTGGGAGGCCCGTTTCGAGGATTCGACCTCTGACCATCATGGATCGGCTCATTTGGCCATGATCGCGTTGACCGCCAACGCCCGCGACGAACAACGTTTGCAGTGCCTCCAGGCGGGATTTGACGATTATCTTACCAAGCCGATCACCATGACCCGCCTGCGTGAGGCGATTCAGCGGGTGATGCCATCGTTGACTCAGGCATGA